A stretch of the Nerophis ophidion isolate RoL-2023_Sa linkage group LG27, RoL_Noph_v1.0, whole genome shotgun sequence genome encodes the following:
- the atp11a gene encoding phospholipid-transporting ATPase IH isoform X1, producing the protein MGMDVSTLRTLISRYCVGEENWVDSRTIYIGHKEPPPGAEAFIQQRFPDNRIVSSKYTFWNFIPKNMFEQFRRVANFYFLIIFLVQLIIDTPTSPVTSGLPLFFVITVTAIKQGYEDWLRHKADNAVNKCAVHVVQHGKVIRKQSRKLRVGDVVFVKENESFPCDLVLLSTSRDDGTCYVTTASLDGESSHKTYYAVQDTKAYNTEKEVDLIHATIECEQPQPDLYKFVGRINVYMDNDPVARPLGSENLLLRGATLKNTQYIYAVAIYTGMETKMALNYQCKSQKRSAVEKSMNAYLVVYLCILISKAIVNTVLKYAWQADPSRDEPWYNDRTELERQRHIVIRAFTDFLAFMVLFNYIIPVSMYVTVEMQKFLGSYFMMWDDEMFDEELGERTVVNTSDLNEELGQVEYVFTDKTGTLTENNMEFIECCVDGHVYVAQAICNGQVMPGSASMDMIDTSPGPGAREHEELFFRALCLCHTVQVKEEETVDSIKLGIHQGKSTSFYISSSPDEVALVEGMKRLGFTYLRLKDSHMEILNREDEIERFELLQVLTFDSNRRRMSVIVRASTGEVYLFCKGADSSIFPRVISGKVDQVRARVEHNAVEGLRTLCVAYRPLSLVQYQEVCLLLNGAKLALQDRDKRLAEAYDLIEKDLILLGATAVEDRLQEKAADTIESLHKAGMKVWVLTGDKMETAAATCYASKLFHRNTQILELTTKRTEEQSLHDVLFDLRRTVLTHHGGWTRDITGLSGDYTDYGLIIDGATLSAVMKPGQEDSNSGNYKEIFLEICRNCSAVLCCRMAPLQKAQIVKLIKTSKEHPITLAVGDGANDVSMILEAHVGIGIMGKEGRQAVRNSDYAIPKFKHLKKMLLVHGHYYYIRISELVQYFFYKNVCFIFPQFLYQFFCGFSQQPLYDTAYLTLYNISFTSLPILLYSLVEQHINMDILKKDPALYRDIAKNSLLRWQSFIYWTVLGVYDAIVMFFGAYFLFDNTTFTSNGQLMTTNTQMMFGNWTFGTLVFTVLVFTVTFKLALDTHYWTWINHFVIWGSLIFFVVFSLLWGGIIWPFLNYQRMYYVFMQMLSSGPAWLSIVLLITAGLLPDVLKKVIWRAMWPTTTERIQMFAGLGYVPALLDNADKLYKGQLSEFTPLDRRRSSSTNRSRPNPPRSEPFSKKVMLTRWQRPPDYRTFTPLLGFTDVKCSSKQGAGPETCV; encoded by the exons TGCGTGGGTGAGGAGAACTGGGTGGACAGCAGGACAATCTACATCGGGCACAAGGAGCCTCCCCCAGGAGCTGAAGCTTTCATACAGCAAAGATTCCCAGACAACCGAATAGTGTCCTCCAAG TACACATTTTGGAACTTCATCCCCAAGAATATGTTTGAACAGTTCAGGAGGGTCGCCAACTTCTACTTTCTCATCATATTTCTGGTTCAG TTGATCATCGACACGCCCACCAGCCCGGTCACTAGTGGACTTCCGCTCTTCTTTGTCATCACAGTTACAGCAATCAAACAA GGTTACGAGGACTGGCTGAGACATAAAGCGGACAACGCTGTCAACAAGTGTGCCGTCCACGTGGTGCAACATGGCAAAGTGATCCGCAAACAGAGTCGCAAGCTGCGG GTGGGAGACGTTGTCTTTGTAAAGGAAAATGAATCATTTCCTTGCGATCTGGTCCTGCTCTCCACATCCCGGGATGATGGGACCTGCTACGTCACCACAGCAAGCTTGGATGGGGAGAGCAGCCACAAG ACATACTATGCAGTCCAGGACACCAAAGCTTACAATACCGAAAAGGAGGTGGACTTGATCCACGCCACCATAGAATGTGAACAGCCACAGCCAGACCTCTACAA ATTTGTGGGCCGCATCAACGTCTACATGGACAACGACCCAGTGGCAAG GCCATTGGGATCAGAGAATCTCCTTCTCAGAGGAGCCACACTGAAGAACACACAGTACATTTACG CGGTCGCCATCTACACTGGAATGGAAACAAAGATGGCTCTCAACTACCAGTGCAAGTCTCAGAAGCGCTCTGCAGTCGAAAA GTCAATGAACGCCTACTTGGTGGTCTACCTGTGCATTCTCATCAGCAAGGCTATTGTCAACACAGTCCTCAAATATGCATGGCAGGCTGACCCCAGCAGAGATGAGCCCTGGTACAATGACAGGACAGAGTTAGAGAGGCAGAGACACATA GTGATTAGGGCCTTCACAGACTTCCTGGCCTTCATGGTTCTATTCAACTACATTATCCCTGTTTCCATGTACGTCACAGTGGAGATGCAGAAGTTCCTTGGCTCCTATTTCATGATGTGGGACGATGAGATGTTTGACGAGGAACTCGGAGAGAGAACAGTGGTCAACACGTCAGACCTGAACGAAGAACTGGGCCAG GTGGAATACGTGTTTACTGATAAGACAGGAACGCTGACAGAGAACAACATGGAGTTCATTGAGTGTTGTGTCGATGGACACGTTTACGTAGCCCAAGCAATCTGTAATGGACAG GTGATGCCTGGTTCAGCTAGTATGGACATGATTGACACATCACCAGGCCCTGGGGCGAGG GAGCACGAGGAGCTGTTCTTCCGAGCGCTGTGTTTATGCCACACCGTGCAGGTGAAAGAGGAGGAGACGGTAGACAGTATCAAGCTGGGCATCCATCAGGGCAAGTCCACTTCCTTTTACATCTCGTCCTCGCCAGACGAGGTGGCGCTGGTGGAGGGCATGAAGAG GCTTGGCTTCACATATTTGAGACTCAAGGACAGTCACATGGAGATATTGAACAGAGAGGATGAAATTGAGAG gTTTGAGCTGCTCCAAGTCTTGACTTTTGACTCCAATAGGCGGAGAATGAGCGTCATTGTCCGAGCCAGCACTG GTGAGGTCTACCTTTTCTGCAAAGGAGCAGACTCGTCCATCTTTCCAAGAGTCATCTCGGGCAAGGTGGATCAGGTCAGAGCTCGGGTGGAGCACAATGCAGTG GAGGGTCTGCGGACGCTGTGTGTTGCCTACCGGCCTCTCAGTCTGGTGCAGTATCAGGAGGTTTGCCTCCTGTTAAACGGGGCCAAGTTGGCACTACAAGACCGAGACAAACGACTGGCAGAGGCTTACGACCTGATTGAGAAAGATCTCATCCTGCTGGGAGCCACTGCTGTGGAGGACAG ACTGCAAGAAAAAGCGGCAGACACCATCGAGTCTCTGCACAAGGCAGGTATGAAAGTGTGGGTGCTGACCGGCGACAAGATGGAGACGGCTGCCGCCACCTGCTACGCCAGCAAGTTGTTCCATCGCAACACGCAGATCCTGGAGTTGACCACCAAGCGCACAGAGGAGCAGAGCCTTCATGATGTTCTGTTTGACCTGCGCAGAACTGTGCTCACACATCATGGTGGCTGGACCAGGGACATCACTGG TTTATCAGGTGACTACACCGACTACGGTCTCATCATCGACGGAGCCACCCTCTCGGCAGTGATGAAGCCCGGCCAGGAGGACTCCAACTCAGGGAACTACAAAGAGATTTTCCTGGAAATCTGCCGCAATTGCAGCGCGGTACTCTGCTGTCGAATGGCACCTCTTCAGAAAGCTCAG ATTGTCAAGTTGATCAAAACATCGAAGGAGCATCCGATCACACTTGCCGTTGGAGACGGTGCCAACGATGTCAGCATGATCCTCGAGGCACACGTCGGCATTG GTATCATGGGTAAGGAGGGCCGTCAAGCAGTGAGGAACAGTGACTACGCTATTCCAAAATTCAAACACCTCAAGAAGATGCTGCTTGTCCATGGACATTATTACTACATACGCATCTCTGAGCTTGTACAGTACTTCTTTTACAAG AATGTCTGCTTCATCTTTCCCCAGTTCCTCTACCAGTTTTTCTGTGGTTTCTCACAGCAG CCGCTGTATGATACAGCCTACTTGACTCTGTACAACATCAGCTTCACTTCACTGCCCATTCTGCTCTACAGTCTCGTCGAGCAGCACATCAACATGGACATCCTGAAGAAGGACCCGGCTTTGTACAG AGACATTGCCAAGAACTCGTTACTGCGCTGGCAAAGCTTTATATATTGGACTGTCTTGGGCGTATATGACGCCATTGTGATGTTCTTCGgtgcttacttcctgtttgacaACACCACCTTCACCAGCAACGGACAG CTAATGACAACCAACACACAGATG ATGTTTGGAAACTGGACCTTCGGGACGCTGGTGTTTACCGTGCTGGTCTTCACGGTTACTTTCAAG CTGGCCCTGGATACTCATTACTGGACCTGGATCAACCACTTTGTCATATGGGGCTCGCTTATCTTCTTTGTTGTCTTCTCTCTGCTGTGGGGAGGAATCATCTG GCCCTTCCTCAACTATCAGAGGATGTACTATGTCTTCATGCAGATGTTGTCCAGTGGCCCGGCCTGGCTCAGCATAGTTCTGCTGATTACGGCCGGTCTGCTACCAGACGTGCTGAAGAAGGTCATTTGGAGGGCTATGTGGCCCACTACAACTGAACGTATACAG ATGTTTGCAGGCCTCGGCTATGTTCCTGCTCTTTTGGAT
- the atp11a gene encoding phospholipid-transporting ATPase IH isoform X3, producing MGMDVSTLRTLISRYCVGEENWVDSRTIYIGHKEPPPGAEAFIQQRFPDNRIVSSKYTFWNFIPKNMFEQFRRVANFYFLIIFLVQLIIDTPTSPVTSGLPLFFVITVTAIKQGYEDWLRHKADNAVNKCAVHVVQHGKVIRKQSRKLRVGDVVFVKENESFPCDLVLLSTSRDDGTCYVTTASLDGESSHKTYYAVQDTKAYNTEKEVDLIHATIECEQPQPDLYKFVGRINVYMDNDPVARPLGSENLLLRGATLKNTQYIYAVAIYTGMETKMALNYQCKSQKRSAVEKSMNAYLVVYLCILISKAIVNTVLKYAWQADPSRDEPWYNDRTELERQRHIVIRAFTDFLAFMVLFNYIIPVSMYVTVEMQKFLGSYFMMWDDEMFDEELGERTVVNTSDLNEELGQVEYVFTDKTGTLTENNMEFIECCVDGHVYVAQAICNGQVMPGSASMDMIDTSPGPGAREHEELFFRALCLCHTVQVKEEETVDSIKLGIHQGKSTSFYISSSPDEVALVEGMKRLGFTYLRLKDSHMEILNREDEIERFELLQVLTFDSNRRRMSVIVRASTGEVYLFCKGADSSIFPRVISGKVDQVRARVEHNAVEGLRTLCVAYRPLSLVQYQEVCLLLNGAKLALQDRDKRLAEAYDLIEKDLILLGATAVEDRLQEKAADTIESLHKAGMKVWVLTGDKMETAAATCYASKLFHRNTQILELTTKRTEEQSLHDVLFDLRRTVLTHHGGWTRDITGLSGDYTDYGLIIDGATLSAVMKPGQEDSNSGNYKEIFLEICRNCSAVLCCRMAPLQKAQIVKLIKTSKEHPITLAVGDGANDVSMILEAHVGIGIMGKEGRQAVRNSDYAIPKFKHLKKMLLVHGHYYYIRISELVQYFFYKNVCFIFPQFLYQFFCGFSQQPLYDTAYLTLYNISFTSLPILLYSLVEQHINMDILKKDPALYRDIAKNSLLRWQSFIYWTVLGVYDAIVMFFGAYFLFDNTTFTSNGQLMTTNTQMMFGNWTFGTLVFTVLVFTVTFKLALDTHYWTWINHFVIWGSLIFFVVFSLLWGGIIWPFLNYQRMYYVFMQMLSSGPAWLSIVLLITAGLLPDVLKKVIWRAMWPTTTERIQNADKLYKGQLSEFTPLDRRRSSSTNRSRPNPPRSEPFSKKVMLTRWQRPPDYRTFTPLLGFTDVKCSSKQGAGPETCV from the exons TGCGTGGGTGAGGAGAACTGGGTGGACAGCAGGACAATCTACATCGGGCACAAGGAGCCTCCCCCAGGAGCTGAAGCTTTCATACAGCAAAGATTCCCAGACAACCGAATAGTGTCCTCCAAG TACACATTTTGGAACTTCATCCCCAAGAATATGTTTGAACAGTTCAGGAGGGTCGCCAACTTCTACTTTCTCATCATATTTCTGGTTCAG TTGATCATCGACACGCCCACCAGCCCGGTCACTAGTGGACTTCCGCTCTTCTTTGTCATCACAGTTACAGCAATCAAACAA GGTTACGAGGACTGGCTGAGACATAAAGCGGACAACGCTGTCAACAAGTGTGCCGTCCACGTGGTGCAACATGGCAAAGTGATCCGCAAACAGAGTCGCAAGCTGCGG GTGGGAGACGTTGTCTTTGTAAAGGAAAATGAATCATTTCCTTGCGATCTGGTCCTGCTCTCCACATCCCGGGATGATGGGACCTGCTACGTCACCACAGCAAGCTTGGATGGGGAGAGCAGCCACAAG ACATACTATGCAGTCCAGGACACCAAAGCTTACAATACCGAAAAGGAGGTGGACTTGATCCACGCCACCATAGAATGTGAACAGCCACAGCCAGACCTCTACAA ATTTGTGGGCCGCATCAACGTCTACATGGACAACGACCCAGTGGCAAG GCCATTGGGATCAGAGAATCTCCTTCTCAGAGGAGCCACACTGAAGAACACACAGTACATTTACG CGGTCGCCATCTACACTGGAATGGAAACAAAGATGGCTCTCAACTACCAGTGCAAGTCTCAGAAGCGCTCTGCAGTCGAAAA GTCAATGAACGCCTACTTGGTGGTCTACCTGTGCATTCTCATCAGCAAGGCTATTGTCAACACAGTCCTCAAATATGCATGGCAGGCTGACCCCAGCAGAGATGAGCCCTGGTACAATGACAGGACAGAGTTAGAGAGGCAGAGACACATA GTGATTAGGGCCTTCACAGACTTCCTGGCCTTCATGGTTCTATTCAACTACATTATCCCTGTTTCCATGTACGTCACAGTGGAGATGCAGAAGTTCCTTGGCTCCTATTTCATGATGTGGGACGATGAGATGTTTGACGAGGAACTCGGAGAGAGAACAGTGGTCAACACGTCAGACCTGAACGAAGAACTGGGCCAG GTGGAATACGTGTTTACTGATAAGACAGGAACGCTGACAGAGAACAACATGGAGTTCATTGAGTGTTGTGTCGATGGACACGTTTACGTAGCCCAAGCAATCTGTAATGGACAG GTGATGCCTGGTTCAGCTAGTATGGACATGATTGACACATCACCAGGCCCTGGGGCGAGG GAGCACGAGGAGCTGTTCTTCCGAGCGCTGTGTTTATGCCACACCGTGCAGGTGAAAGAGGAGGAGACGGTAGACAGTATCAAGCTGGGCATCCATCAGGGCAAGTCCACTTCCTTTTACATCTCGTCCTCGCCAGACGAGGTGGCGCTGGTGGAGGGCATGAAGAG GCTTGGCTTCACATATTTGAGACTCAAGGACAGTCACATGGAGATATTGAACAGAGAGGATGAAATTGAGAG gTTTGAGCTGCTCCAAGTCTTGACTTTTGACTCCAATAGGCGGAGAATGAGCGTCATTGTCCGAGCCAGCACTG GTGAGGTCTACCTTTTCTGCAAAGGAGCAGACTCGTCCATCTTTCCAAGAGTCATCTCGGGCAAGGTGGATCAGGTCAGAGCTCGGGTGGAGCACAATGCAGTG GAGGGTCTGCGGACGCTGTGTGTTGCCTACCGGCCTCTCAGTCTGGTGCAGTATCAGGAGGTTTGCCTCCTGTTAAACGGGGCCAAGTTGGCACTACAAGACCGAGACAAACGACTGGCAGAGGCTTACGACCTGATTGAGAAAGATCTCATCCTGCTGGGAGCCACTGCTGTGGAGGACAG ACTGCAAGAAAAAGCGGCAGACACCATCGAGTCTCTGCACAAGGCAGGTATGAAAGTGTGGGTGCTGACCGGCGACAAGATGGAGACGGCTGCCGCCACCTGCTACGCCAGCAAGTTGTTCCATCGCAACACGCAGATCCTGGAGTTGACCACCAAGCGCACAGAGGAGCAGAGCCTTCATGATGTTCTGTTTGACCTGCGCAGAACTGTGCTCACACATCATGGTGGCTGGACCAGGGACATCACTGG TTTATCAGGTGACTACACCGACTACGGTCTCATCATCGACGGAGCCACCCTCTCGGCAGTGATGAAGCCCGGCCAGGAGGACTCCAACTCAGGGAACTACAAAGAGATTTTCCTGGAAATCTGCCGCAATTGCAGCGCGGTACTCTGCTGTCGAATGGCACCTCTTCAGAAAGCTCAG ATTGTCAAGTTGATCAAAACATCGAAGGAGCATCCGATCACACTTGCCGTTGGAGACGGTGCCAACGATGTCAGCATGATCCTCGAGGCACACGTCGGCATTG GTATCATGGGTAAGGAGGGCCGTCAAGCAGTGAGGAACAGTGACTACGCTATTCCAAAATTCAAACACCTCAAGAAGATGCTGCTTGTCCATGGACATTATTACTACATACGCATCTCTGAGCTTGTACAGTACTTCTTTTACAAG AATGTCTGCTTCATCTTTCCCCAGTTCCTCTACCAGTTTTTCTGTGGTTTCTCACAGCAG CCGCTGTATGATACAGCCTACTTGACTCTGTACAACATCAGCTTCACTTCACTGCCCATTCTGCTCTACAGTCTCGTCGAGCAGCACATCAACATGGACATCCTGAAGAAGGACCCGGCTTTGTACAG AGACATTGCCAAGAACTCGTTACTGCGCTGGCAAAGCTTTATATATTGGACTGTCTTGGGCGTATATGACGCCATTGTGATGTTCTTCGgtgcttacttcctgtttgacaACACCACCTTCACCAGCAACGGACAG CTAATGACAACCAACACACAGATG ATGTTTGGAAACTGGACCTTCGGGACGCTGGTGTTTACCGTGCTGGTCTTCACGGTTACTTTCAAG CTGGCCCTGGATACTCATTACTGGACCTGGATCAACCACTTTGTCATATGGGGCTCGCTTATCTTCTTTGTTGTCTTCTCTCTGCTGTGGGGAGGAATCATCTG GCCCTTCCTCAACTATCAGAGGATGTACTATGTCTTCATGCAGATGTTGTCCAGTGGCCCGGCCTGGCTCAGCATAGTTCTGCTGATTACGGCCGGTCTGCTACCAGACGTGCTGAAGAAGGTCATTTGGAGGGCTATGTGGCCCACTACAACTGAACGTATACAG
- the atp11a gene encoding phospholipid-transporting ATPase IH isoform X2 — protein sequence MGMDVSTLRTLISRYCVGEENWVDSRTIYIGHKEPPPGAEAFIQQRFPDNRIVSSKYTFWNFIPKNMFEQFRRVANFYFLIIFLVQLIIDTPTSPVTSGLPLFFVITVTAIKQGYEDWLRHKADNAVNKCAVHVVQHGKVIRKQSRKLRVGDVVFVKENESFPCDLVLLSTSRDDGTCYVTTASLDGESSHKTYYAVQDTKAYNTEKEVDLIHATIECEQPQPDLYKFVGRINVYMDNDPVARPLGSENLLLRGATLKNTQYIYAVAIYTGMETKMALNYQCKSQKRSAVEKSMNAYLVVYLCILISKAIVNTVLKYAWQADPSRDEPWYNDRTELERQRHIVIRAFTDFLAFMVLFNYIIPVSMYVTVEMQKFLGSYFMMWDDEMFDEELGERTVVNTSDLNEELGQVEYVFTDKTGTLTENNMEFIECCVDGHVYVAQAICNGQVMPGSASMDMIDTSPGPGAREHEELFFRALCLCHTVQVKEEETVDSIKLGIHQGKSTSFYISSSPDEVALVEGMKRLGFTYLRLKDSHMEILNREDEIERFELLQVLTFDSNRRRMSVIVRASTGEVYLFCKGADSSIFPRVISGKVDQVRARVEHNAVEGLRTLCVAYRPLSLVQYQEVCLLLNGAKLALQDRDKRLAEAYDLIEKDLILLGATAVEDRLQEKAADTIESLHKAGMKVWVLTGDKMETAAATCYASKLFHRNTQILELTTKRTEEQSLHDVLFDLRRTVLTHHGGWTRDITGLSGDYTDYGLIIDGATLSAVMKPGQEDSNSGNYKEIFLEICRNCSAVLCCRMAPLQKAQIVKLIKTSKEHPITLAVGDGANDVSMILEAHVGIGIMGKEGRQAVRNSDYAIPKFKHLKKMLLVHGHYYYIRISELVQYFFYKNVCFIFPQFLYQFFCGFSQQPLYDTAYLTLYNISFTSLPILLYSLVEQHINMDILKKDPALYRDIAKNSLLRWQSFIYWTVLGVYDAIVMFFGAYFLFDNTTFTSNGQMFGNWTFGTLVFTVLVFTVTFKLALDTHYWTWINHFVIWGSLIFFVVFSLLWGGIIWPFLNYQRMYYVFMQMLSSGPAWLSIVLLITAGLLPDVLKKVIWRAMWPTTTERIQMFAGLGYVPALLDNADKLYKGQLSEFTPLDRRRSSSTNRSRPNPPRSEPFSKKVMLTRWQRPPDYRTFTPLLGFTDVKCSSKQGAGPETCV from the exons TGCGTGGGTGAGGAGAACTGGGTGGACAGCAGGACAATCTACATCGGGCACAAGGAGCCTCCCCCAGGAGCTGAAGCTTTCATACAGCAAAGATTCCCAGACAACCGAATAGTGTCCTCCAAG TACACATTTTGGAACTTCATCCCCAAGAATATGTTTGAACAGTTCAGGAGGGTCGCCAACTTCTACTTTCTCATCATATTTCTGGTTCAG TTGATCATCGACACGCCCACCAGCCCGGTCACTAGTGGACTTCCGCTCTTCTTTGTCATCACAGTTACAGCAATCAAACAA GGTTACGAGGACTGGCTGAGACATAAAGCGGACAACGCTGTCAACAAGTGTGCCGTCCACGTGGTGCAACATGGCAAAGTGATCCGCAAACAGAGTCGCAAGCTGCGG GTGGGAGACGTTGTCTTTGTAAAGGAAAATGAATCATTTCCTTGCGATCTGGTCCTGCTCTCCACATCCCGGGATGATGGGACCTGCTACGTCACCACAGCAAGCTTGGATGGGGAGAGCAGCCACAAG ACATACTATGCAGTCCAGGACACCAAAGCTTACAATACCGAAAAGGAGGTGGACTTGATCCACGCCACCATAGAATGTGAACAGCCACAGCCAGACCTCTACAA ATTTGTGGGCCGCATCAACGTCTACATGGACAACGACCCAGTGGCAAG GCCATTGGGATCAGAGAATCTCCTTCTCAGAGGAGCCACACTGAAGAACACACAGTACATTTACG CGGTCGCCATCTACACTGGAATGGAAACAAAGATGGCTCTCAACTACCAGTGCAAGTCTCAGAAGCGCTCTGCAGTCGAAAA GTCAATGAACGCCTACTTGGTGGTCTACCTGTGCATTCTCATCAGCAAGGCTATTGTCAACACAGTCCTCAAATATGCATGGCAGGCTGACCCCAGCAGAGATGAGCCCTGGTACAATGACAGGACAGAGTTAGAGAGGCAGAGACACATA GTGATTAGGGCCTTCACAGACTTCCTGGCCTTCATGGTTCTATTCAACTACATTATCCCTGTTTCCATGTACGTCACAGTGGAGATGCAGAAGTTCCTTGGCTCCTATTTCATGATGTGGGACGATGAGATGTTTGACGAGGAACTCGGAGAGAGAACAGTGGTCAACACGTCAGACCTGAACGAAGAACTGGGCCAG GTGGAATACGTGTTTACTGATAAGACAGGAACGCTGACAGAGAACAACATGGAGTTCATTGAGTGTTGTGTCGATGGACACGTTTACGTAGCCCAAGCAATCTGTAATGGACAG GTGATGCCTGGTTCAGCTAGTATGGACATGATTGACACATCACCAGGCCCTGGGGCGAGG GAGCACGAGGAGCTGTTCTTCCGAGCGCTGTGTTTATGCCACACCGTGCAGGTGAAAGAGGAGGAGACGGTAGACAGTATCAAGCTGGGCATCCATCAGGGCAAGTCCACTTCCTTTTACATCTCGTCCTCGCCAGACGAGGTGGCGCTGGTGGAGGGCATGAAGAG GCTTGGCTTCACATATTTGAGACTCAAGGACAGTCACATGGAGATATTGAACAGAGAGGATGAAATTGAGAG gTTTGAGCTGCTCCAAGTCTTGACTTTTGACTCCAATAGGCGGAGAATGAGCGTCATTGTCCGAGCCAGCACTG GTGAGGTCTACCTTTTCTGCAAAGGAGCAGACTCGTCCATCTTTCCAAGAGTCATCTCGGGCAAGGTGGATCAGGTCAGAGCTCGGGTGGAGCACAATGCAGTG GAGGGTCTGCGGACGCTGTGTGTTGCCTACCGGCCTCTCAGTCTGGTGCAGTATCAGGAGGTTTGCCTCCTGTTAAACGGGGCCAAGTTGGCACTACAAGACCGAGACAAACGACTGGCAGAGGCTTACGACCTGATTGAGAAAGATCTCATCCTGCTGGGAGCCACTGCTGTGGAGGACAG ACTGCAAGAAAAAGCGGCAGACACCATCGAGTCTCTGCACAAGGCAGGTATGAAAGTGTGGGTGCTGACCGGCGACAAGATGGAGACGGCTGCCGCCACCTGCTACGCCAGCAAGTTGTTCCATCGCAACACGCAGATCCTGGAGTTGACCACCAAGCGCACAGAGGAGCAGAGCCTTCATGATGTTCTGTTTGACCTGCGCAGAACTGTGCTCACACATCATGGTGGCTGGACCAGGGACATCACTGG TTTATCAGGTGACTACACCGACTACGGTCTCATCATCGACGGAGCCACCCTCTCGGCAGTGATGAAGCCCGGCCAGGAGGACTCCAACTCAGGGAACTACAAAGAGATTTTCCTGGAAATCTGCCGCAATTGCAGCGCGGTACTCTGCTGTCGAATGGCACCTCTTCAGAAAGCTCAG ATTGTCAAGTTGATCAAAACATCGAAGGAGCATCCGATCACACTTGCCGTTGGAGACGGTGCCAACGATGTCAGCATGATCCTCGAGGCACACGTCGGCATTG GTATCATGGGTAAGGAGGGCCGTCAAGCAGTGAGGAACAGTGACTACGCTATTCCAAAATTCAAACACCTCAAGAAGATGCTGCTTGTCCATGGACATTATTACTACATACGCATCTCTGAGCTTGTACAGTACTTCTTTTACAAG AATGTCTGCTTCATCTTTCCCCAGTTCCTCTACCAGTTTTTCTGTGGTTTCTCACAGCAG CCGCTGTATGATACAGCCTACTTGACTCTGTACAACATCAGCTTCACTTCACTGCCCATTCTGCTCTACAGTCTCGTCGAGCAGCACATCAACATGGACATCCTGAAGAAGGACCCGGCTTTGTACAG AGACATTGCCAAGAACTCGTTACTGCGCTGGCAAAGCTTTATATATTGGACTGTCTTGGGCGTATATGACGCCATTGTGATGTTCTTCGgtgcttacttcctgtttgacaACACCACCTTCACCAGCAACGGACAG ATGTTTGGAAACTGGACCTTCGGGACGCTGGTGTTTACCGTGCTGGTCTTCACGGTTACTTTCAAG CTGGCCCTGGATACTCATTACTGGACCTGGATCAACCACTTTGTCATATGGGGCTCGCTTATCTTCTTTGTTGTCTTCTCTCTGCTGTGGGGAGGAATCATCTG GCCCTTCCTCAACTATCAGAGGATGTACTATGTCTTCATGCAGATGTTGTCCAGTGGCCCGGCCTGGCTCAGCATAGTTCTGCTGATTACGGCCGGTCTGCTACCAGACGTGCTGAAGAAGGTCATTTGGAGGGCTATGTGGCCCACTACAACTGAACGTATACAG ATGTTTGCAGGCCTCGGCTATGTTCCTGCTCTTTTGGAT